The window ccagcttgagggggagtgttagtaATGCATTCTAGAGCTTAACTAATTCTATATCAGGATAAGTTAGGATCAAAGAAAGGTGTAATATAATTATGATTTAACAAAACTGAATGAGGTTTTGAGTGATTCTTTTACATGAATTTAAATGCAAATTTTCACATGAGAAATGATTAACTATGCATGCAAGTTCATAGAAATGACAAAAATTATGCATTCAAGCTTATTGTCTGAACCTAACAGTGACAATCCCTAAACATATACTTCAGCCtgtagaaaaagaaaggaaaaataactaTGGTGTTCCTAGCACCAGAAATGCACAGGCACAGGCACGAGCATGAGATACATGAGGTTCCCAACTTGTCAatcaatttattgaaaaatgcaGACTACACTCATGAAAGatgtttcaaattttaaaccTGAATTGCTTAAATGGATGATAGAGTTGCTTGAAAGATAGAACCAAAAGGAGAATTCAAGGGAGACTTCAATGAAGAAATGGATTCTAATAAAACTTTGCATGCTAGGATTGTTGGACCAAAAAAAGCTAGAGGCATCTGTTTTTAtagtccttttttattttttattttagttatttattttttgtttattctgTACATGGAATTGAACCTGACACCTACGTTATCCCTAATCCACCCCTTGTCAACCCGCTTCAGGGGCCAAAAACAGTTGAAACATCTTTTATAACCAGAACAACTAAATGAATCATGATTTATTCATGACCCAAGATAGTGTGAAGTTCCAACAGGCCACAGATATTTAATTTACCTTTTAGCTGTTCTCCTTTTTGAATTGGTGGAAATGCATGCCTTTTGTTCTTCAGTGCTCATAGGATCCTTTAGACTACACTTTAATAAATTGCATTCATTAAAAAACCTGTCCAACCCCGCCAAGCCTGGAATAGTTGACAAATCCTTAACCTGTCCTCTAAGATATTCCATCAAAATGAACCCTGCACAAGTTCCCACAGGGAAAAACTAATCAgcaaacaaaattataaattgcAACTCCACATCAAAATGACTCCAGTAAAAACCATAAGACTGATTAAGCTTCAGAAAGAGTATATCACAAATAGAAACttgataaaattaatacatTTCAATTATTTGAGTAACATGTAAAAACAAACTTTATTCACCCAAAAAAGTAATAGAGTTTGTGCAACTGTATGTTCTGCATGCTAAACAATAAATGCCTAAGATAGAGCAGATCTTTACAAGTCATGCAGATGAAAAAGGGCAAAAATCACTTGATGAATTCACTTTTGCAAAGTTAGTACCTGTTTTACTTATTCACTTTGCATCTCCACCTACAGCATGAACTTTGGATCTTTTCATTAGAGTACATTGAGAGAGAACTATTAAGAGCACCTCACCTAATTGgattttggttttcaaaatcattttgaacAATCAATTCAGAACCCCTGTTCAAAGTGCCTTTGGTCAAGGCTTTGACCAAAAAGCCACTCTGGAACCAAAATGCCTGCCTCGAGTTTGAAGAATCAAAGGCATCAAAGGTTTTTGGACTATATTCGTCACATGTaatcctttatatatatatatatatttatagttaaatttttttccccattgggacttgaacttggaaccttccACAAGCCCtcccaaccctttaccacttaAGCCAACCTTAATGGCTTGACAAAGGTCATTCTTTTAAAGTatcttcatttaaaaaaaataaaataaaaaataaaaataaaagaaacaaaacattttaaaaaagaaaagaaagaatgaaaattgatGCAAAAAAGACAGTTTGAATTAGATGCAATACATGATGATTGATGTTGTATTGTGTGTAAGGATATAATTAGGAAAAATTATAGctgtatatttttgtaattaaggaAAGGATTAGGACAAGCCTGTAATCAAGGGGATTTGATAGAATTAGGTTGGGAAAGTTTCTATTCTTTGTACTAggaatatttgtataaatatgtGGGTATCTACAGATCCAGATTAAAAGGAAGAAATTTATTCTCTCACTTTCAAGTACTTCATTCTACATGGTATCAGAACCCTAGGCTTGTAAACTTGGGAATCAAGAAGAGAACCTTTGTTTGTGGCCTTAATCGCCAAAGTTCCAAGTTCAATGTCAACCTTTATTGTCGACTTTTAAGGGTGTCTCTCTTATCTGAACCGTGCCACAGTTGGAAGCACAGATCGTGCCGCACTCACCTCCACCTCACACTGCCGTTGTCTCCTCCTTGCACCGCAGACGTCTCCTTCTCACACTGCTGGAAAGGTCGTGCCATCACCCTTGATCTCCTTGTGCCAGCAAAGATCCACCGTCATTATCACTGATCGAGAGACAGAGCCCTTGCCCTTACTGCAAACAAAGATCGTGAACACCTTGTGTGCGCAACAGCTTCACCTTATTCACAACTTATATTATATACGTTGGATAAAATATATCATTGGATGCTCTCTAATTAAGAATTTCAGACCCAAACAATATGTAGAGAGAATAATCTCTGCTTAAATTCTCTTCAGATGAAAAAAAAGGTTCCCCTTAACTTCTGATAAAAAGAAATTCCTCTTAACACAACCAGCATATCATGTAATTCTAAGTTGTAAAACTTATTCATGTTCCCTTTATATTGAGTAGTCCACTTTGGCAGAAATTTTTATGAATCTCAAAAAGGGTGAGTTTGCCCAGTGGTTATACAAACTGCTCCTTCAACTTCTCTTCTTCAGATGCTTCCATGTTCAACTTTATGACTTTACGATGCAGGGGCATTGGCTTTCAGTAACTGCTGCCACCAAATCAGAGTGGACTCTCTCAAGCTCTTTGCTATAAAATAAGGATATTTGGTTAAAAAGGACTGAAATACACTTGAAATCAGAAAAATGACCTTCCTTGCTCATTCTTTAGAGAAACGGCCCATTTTGGGCATTTTTACCCTTCTTTATTTCTTCCAAAAATGCCATTTCCTCCCATTCCAAACTCATTTCCTCCCAGTTCAAACTCATTTCCTCCCAGTTCTGATGCCTAGCTCTCTTCCTCTCTATATGTTCATGTTCTCTCTTTTTCTAGTGAAGTCCAAACCTTTATAATAGAGATTAATGGATAAAAAAGATCATAGCTTTATCCATTTCAAAAAACATAGAGCAAAGttttcttctctatttcaaAAATCATTGAGCGAAgttctcttttatttctttcttctccatAATCATTCACACTCTCCatctttctctttatttttattagggtTTTTTGCAGTTGTTTTTTGGTGAGGTTTTTCGTAGTCATTTTTGGTTGAGGTTTTTAGTAGTTTCATTTGAACTTCTACAATGTCAGATGAAATTGGATAGAAAGTTGTCGATAGCTAAATCTCTGATCCAACTATGTTTTTGTCAATATCTATGATCTCGTATTTAAGTCTAAATGAACACTctaattaagaatttaattttaatcgAGTTCCAGTGTTATCAAAGGCAATCGCATGGGTCGCCTAGGCCACCAAGTTAGGCGGGGAAGATAAAATTCACCTCTTGAAGACCTAGGCAAGGTGGCTTCAAAGAGGCAATGCTTAGACGGTTGCCTTGGGATAAAGTGAAAGGCATAGAGGGTCTCACCTTTGACCATGGGCTTAGATTAAATATACTTAgattataatttaattcaatctAACATTAGATTAAACAAAGTATAagatgaaataatatattatcaataaaagtttttaaaggcaAAAGCGTAAGACGAGGCGTTTTTGTGTTCGTGAGGTGAGGCGTTGAGGCGTAAGCTTTTTGAGCCTCACATtatacaattaattaatattttaaaatatttaaaataaaatagcataaataaaaacatgaaaacaattcattagaatcattaaaaaaaaaaaaagcatactaGTTCCCTACTTTCacaaaaaacaataacaaagtCATAAAATAGATTCTAGATTCAACTATACTAATAGTttcaaactttaacaaaaagccataactaagtcatgaaatagaaaatagagtcaaccataataatagttctaaacttttacaaaaaatccataactaagtcatgaaaGAACAACTAAAGTAAATTGTTTCAACTTAAATGCTCCTCTCCaaggtcatcatcatcctcatccaatGTATCAATAGTAGGAAAATGTCTACTATCATGTATTCTCATTTCATataaatcttcatcttcatcaattggTGTCAAATTCAATTCCTTCTCTTTGCCTTTGCCTCCACTTGTACCTAGCACAAAGTATTAATTAGgtgtaaatattataagtttttttattaaatttaatcaaatttatgacttcaatttttgagtacttacttggtacttcattatgtttccttttgtaGGAATGTGAAGAAACCATGTGATTCGATGATGCTTGAGTCTCTTGGGAGTTGGATGACACAACTCTAATAGCATCAACACTAAATAACTCATTATCTTGAAGCCAACAAAGATCAAGGGGGAGGAGGGGATCTTCTTTCTCTGCAATCCATTCATCATCCGAATCAATCTCCTCTACCAAAATTGgatcaacattttgtttcctttgtagaCTTTGCTCTCTCAATCTAGTGTTGCACCTTACATACTAGAGCATTCAACCTTTGATGTTCAAgtctatttcctttttttgtatggatctacaaataataaaagaaacaaatttatgtgttaaaatgaaataaagttctctaacattgaaatagaaatatatgtataaaaatttacaaaaatagaagtattaccgattcaaatgtgctccaatttctttcacattaAGCACTACAAGTAAGGCTAAGGACTCGAATAACAAACTTTTGCAACTCCGGTGTTGAACCCCCAAAACGCATCCACCAACTTGTAGGACTTCTTAATGTtcgagaatcaattgcaatatGACTTCCAAATTCACCCATTGCTTGGTCATATGAGTCCAACTGAATGTCAGCTTTTAAACGTTCTTGATAATTCAACATCCTatccatgcattcaaataatccCTTCCTCACCTCATCAACATTAGACAACTTATCTCCATACCGCAATTGAGGCTTAAGATAATAACCTGCTACATGTAAAGGTCGATGAAGTTGTGGAGTCCATCTTGCatcaatttttctccaaattgggcCATATTTTCTCTCCACGCCCCGAAAATTAAATGCAATCTTCTCCTTAGCTGAATTcatcaactcataaatataacccATGGCTGGTCTTTCCTCTTAATCAACCTCTCTCAAGACACTAACTAAAGGAATAGTGGTCTTTATGCAAAAAGCAACATGAGGCCAAAAATTTGGATCGAACAACACTGTACTTCGAGTTTTCACACCTTCTACCTCTTTAGCCCATGTGCTTAAACACCATTTTTCTGAGGAGAACATTGCTATAAGAGCTTGCTTTTGCTTATAAAGACTTTGGAGAGTAAGAAATGCAATAGCAAACCATGTAATTGCTGGACGAAGaagttcatgattttttgtaaatgttctcatcaagcTAAGAACCCAAGTATGCCCATATATAAACTTCACTACTTGCCTAGCTCGAGAAAGTGTAGTAGCATGAACATTTAGCTTTCCAATATCCTCCAACATCAAATCAATGCAATGAGCAGCATAAGGAGTCCACCacaatcttctcattttttccaTAACCCTCATTCCAGCATTCACATAATTAGAGGCATTATCAATGATGATTTGCACGACATTCTCCTCTCAAATTTCTTCAACCACCTCATCAAGATATTTGAACATCAATtccctatttttttattgtatcagaagcatcaattgatttcataaaCCAAGTGCCAGTAGGactattcaccaaaaaattgataagacaCCTACTTTTTCCATCTGTCCAACCAtctgacataattgaacatccatatTGTTTCCAAACTTTTTTATGATCTTCCATAATGATACTTAGGTCATTCACCTCTTCTTTAAGAATCGATGTCCTCAATTTGTGCATAGATGGAGGCTCAAACTCGGGCCCAAAATTTCCAACAACATCTATCATAGGAAACCAATAAGGATCATTCACAGTGTTGAATGAGAGACCTTTTGAATACATAAACCTACCAATTTTTCTACAtacttccttcctttcttcttgcttccactttgaattcaaagtacTTTGTCTAGGTTGTGAAGTGGTAAATTTATCCATGGGTCCCCTAGGAATAGGTTCCCCACTCCCACTTACACTCCCACTCCCACTCCCTAATGTCCTTATTGTTTTATACATGACACTCTCATGCATTGAAGTTGGACCCATACCAATTTCTTAgagcaattcatttcttttcatttttttatccttaaaatTGGTCAATGTCTCTTTGCATTCCAATCTAACATCTTCACTTACTTTGTTGCATGGTTTCATACCATAATGAGTTCCGGCTAAGTGATGCTTTAGTCTATTCACCCCTCTCGTGCATCTTTGATTGCAAAATTTACATCTTAAATATTGCTCCCTGAAAACTTCAATAACATAATTTCACACAAAAtctttttttgaatttcttgaATCGGAGGAActcaattctaaaaaaaaccaccaataataatattcaaatttccatataacaatataattgactaaaaaataataacaagacataattgaaaggaatttaaaaatgaaatacaaaatttaattggtttaaatttaaaaaaaaccaatattttttagaggaatttaaaaattatacacataaattttaattggaatttaataatgaaataaagaaaatttaggtgaaaattaaaattaaaccagaaattaaaaaataaaaattcaaaaataattattatataattttaattatatctgtttgttaatactttattttatgataaacattaaaaataattttttaaattttttttcctttctgaaTGATTTCCTAGAagcaaacatattaaaaataacaaaaaaacttcaaaaaaaaaaatcttcttaacAAAAGCTTCTCATCTTCCCTAACCAAACtgttaattaaaattagaatatttaaaaaataaaaatggatgaaGGGAGAAACGGCTTACTAGTAGAGggtttaaatatatatacatatatataggaTGAAGAGGCACAGttgatttgataaaaaaaaaaaattgttgaaaagtCGACTGAGAGAGAGAAGCCTATGGCGACTGCCTAGAGAGACGAAGAGGGAGAAACCATGGAAGAGGGAGAAATCCATGGGAGATGAAGCCGAGAGAGGGAAAGAGATGAAGAGATGAAGAGATGAAGAGAGGGGAAAGCATGGGAGACGAAGAAAGGGAGATCGTGAGTTCGCGACATACCTGGAGATGAACGAGAGGAATCGCCGCCGGAGAAGATGCACTGTGGTTGGTCACCGCCTGAGGTTGAGCACTCCGTTGCCGCTTGAGGTAGGGTTTCGTTGAGTTTTTCTCCCAATTTGTGTTTGCCAAAGTTTTCAATCGGGACTTGGGTTTCAGGGattacttagggttttttttttttaatttctgcTCATGGCCACATCAGCTCCCACAAAGCGTACGTCTTCTTCTTGGAGCGTAAAAGGCGCGATCAAAGTGCACCTCAGTCACGCCTCACTAGAAAAAGCGTACGCCTTTCAGGCGTTGCATTTTATTTCTTACGCCTCAAGGCATTTACGCCCCACCTCGCCCTGAGGCGCGCTTCAAGGCGCACCTGAGAAGCGCCTTTTAAAACTTTGTTATCAATCATAGTGATAATAAAATGAAGGACTATCAATCTAGCCTTGGTGGAAGTGATGACTATGATGATGATGCCCAAAGATTCTCTAAGATGttcattctcttattttattttttattccgcTTTTTAAATGTTCGAAAAATTAGAATATGCATTTGGATAAGATGGATTTCTCTAACAATATAATGTTTCTTATGATGTAGGGTATCATATTTAACactttgaataattattactattttgtcGATCTTATAAAATGCCATGAGggatgaaaaattattagtattgATTGTTGAAGGCGACTCTCATTTTGGTCAAGTATTGAATAGgtacatatatttatattttttatcacctTACTATATTAAGGCCATTGCCTTGTTTTTTGCCTTTCGCCCTAAGTTAAAAGGACTCCTATTGCCTTGAGATTGTCTTTTGCTTTTAACAACACTATCAAGTTCTTTGTATAAGAAACAGAAACTTAACCATAATTAAgttctttttaaatgaaatttaaccATAATACAATTCAAGTGACCATAATCAAGTTCTATGTagatgaaacaaaatttaatcgTAGTCAAGTTTTTTGTAAATGAAACTTAACCATAGTGTAGTTAAAATTATCATTATGATTGAGAACTTAATCCTAGTTAAGTTTTTTGCAAACCAAACTTAACCCCAGTGTAGTTCACCTGAACATCCTTAATGAGAATTTAACCTTTGTGAAATTCGtaacaaataaagtttaatCCCAATATAGTTTAGATGAACATTTGGAATGAGAATGAGTTGTTTGAGAGATAAGAAAATGGGGCAGGGCATCATGAgataaaatatagttttcatAAAGTCTCATCAactgagaaagaaagagagcaAGTTCAAGagaaggcaagaaagaaaaactaagTTAAAGGTCACACTTAAATATGAGGTCATGGTGTGCAAGAGTGAGGTGGAGAATTAGGGAAAAAAGAAGTGAATTGAAGAGATATATGAGATAGAAAAATAAGTGGAAAAATGCTGTTTTTTGAGGAAACGAAATTAAGTGGAGTAAAAGTATCCAAAGAGAGTCATCTCTTAGCAAAATTAAAGGGAGATGTCTTTTTTGCAATTTGATAGTTATTTTGATCCATGTGTCCATATAACCCATAAAATAATCACTCTTTTAGCATGGTCTTCCACTTCAAAAATTCCAGAGACTGATTAACAACTAATCTTAAGATATTCCAAGTAAAAGTACGACAATAAAGCACCATCCAACCTTTACTCCATTAAATCTCTTGCTCTTGTTGGCCTCAGCAACAAGGAACTTAACTTACTGAACCTGAGAATCAAGCCTAAGATCATCTCTCACAGTGCAATAGATTTCATCTATCATCTCCTACATAACATCATCATCAAGCGACTCTATGCTGTCAACAATTTCAAATTGTTGGTCACCATTCAATGGACAATAGCCAATTCTCAAATGGCATGCAACCATTATTAGATTGCTCCTTGAACAATACAAAAACTATAGCATTAGGACAGCTACTTTTTGGTCCAAAACTTGTAGAAGACCATTTCTATCAACCATTGGCCAAAATATTTTGTAGATGTTCAAGTCTTCTAGATAAACAAAAACTAGCATTGATACTAGAACTTTTATGAACAGGCAATAAATAGTAAACCAACTAGTATAAACAGAAATTTCATGACAAGTTTATGTGAAAATAACCAAAAGattgaaataaagaaatatataatggaTTAACCAGTCTAATAGTTATGGTTGCTCTAATGGTGAAGAAAAGCCTTAAAGCAAATTACCATTAAGCTATGGAATGAGATTTCTATGGTTAATAAACATATACCAACTTTTAtgcaatttcaaatattaaacaaaTCCAGATTACCTctcccaatattttttttatttttttctttttgataggttTTACCTCTCCCAATATGAAAACTGAAACTAACAGCAAACCacacaattctttaaaactaaGAATAGAATCACCAAGGTTGTGTTGGTAAGTACATTAGCCCCATGCCTAGACCAAGTAAGAGGTACCAACAAGGCCACAATGATCATGGAAGATGTAGGGGCAACGGACCCACAAGTGTACTAACCTGGTCTACCTcactacataaaaaataaaagcatagGTATAGAATTGGCAAACTAGCACGGGCAATCTCACACCATGGGTGCCAAAGACCCATGAACAATGCCATGAAAAGCATTAGGCTGGCACTGATTAGGGCTCCCATCTTGGAGACTATCCTACAAGGGAATATGTTCCATCTTGGTTGCTTCGGATGGATATGAGATATCAAAGCATGTCAAAGGTTTCATGTGCCTTACGTCCTCCCTAGGTGATTTGGCCACTCTCATGGGACTCATGCCTCAGTGGGCACAATTTAGCGCTAACAGTGAGTTATGCTTCTCTTAGCATGCTTGGAAAGTATGTGAATAGTGTGTTCATGTGGGCCAAACAAGCTTGTTGCGGGTCTTAAGGTTGATCAGAAGCTTGATGCAGACTTAAGCAAATAAGGGTTTGGGAAGATCCAAGAGAGGCCTAGTATTGTGGCAAACAACGTgtattgctttaatttgggctatgtggcgggaaagaaatgctaagATATTTGAGGATAAGACAAGGAATTCAGAGGTTCTATGGGATACCATTCACTTCCTTGCTTCTTTTTGGGCTTCTTGCACCACaatttttaagggcattccccttaatgtggtTCAACTAGATTGGCTAGCGGTGTGTAGCTCCAAGGGTGTGGACTAGTAAGGAGAAATTACTTTATGTAATTACTAAATAGCTTTTTGCTTTTGGTATTCAATGTGTTTAGCTCTCTTTTGTGGGGGGATTCcccatccttcttttgtacttcttaaatcctttttcaatataattcattgttgtttcctataaaaaataaaaaataaaagcaaaaaggTACTTGCCTACCAAAGAAAAGCAGGTTTTGAGTTCTCAAAGAAAATTGACAAGCATGTCCTAGATTTGCTCAACACCATGGAAACAAGTTAACAAATGGGGCAACACATAGAAATCGCATTGTAGTATGAGTGCTCATATCTAAAACTGAATATGGTCAGTGAAAAGGAAAGATAAACCCATCAAGCGTGACcactaaatgaaattattgcaCACAAGAACATGGAATAGAGAACATACCAAGGGCTCGAAGCATCTTCAAATCAAACTTCTCAGCAAGATCTTCATGACCAATTACTTTTGCACGTCGGAGTACCATCATTTTTAAGCTAATCAGCATGTCCTGCCAAAATGCTTAATCTCTGTCATTTGAATTTAAATAGCTTTTCTGCATGCAGAAAACCCAACTGCATTGACAACAgaagcttttatttatttatttatttattttctttttctacaccCACGCCATGCCACTTAGAAATATATTCTGgcccaacaaaaacaaaacagaaGCCAAGCACTCATTGTTAAGAGGTCACCTCTAACACCAACTTGTCAAACAGTATTGTATAACTTCCAAGTAGAAATTggtaaaatttataaaaaaaaataaaaaattactgcaccatgtttggttgccgagaaaattgaatcaaaataaacaatcaaaagtaaaaaataatttcccttCCTGTTGTTTCGTTCTTTGAAAACACCGAACTCAACTATGATCTAACTCTTAATTGCTTAATTGATTATTCCTAGTTTGGTTGCCTcgaaaattaaatcaaaataagaaaaaaaaaattcccttttTGTTCTTTCACTGTTTAGGAACGTCAAGTTGAACTATTGTGCAATGCTTAATTGATTTATTGGAGCGGAGCAAAAGAATGGAGGACAAAGGGGCCACAAATTTCCCTTTTGCTTCCCCGgagtttctcagcaaccaaacaagtGGAATTTGAACTCACAAGCTCAGACTCTGCAAGAGAACATAGCCAATTGACATCTTCAAGTCGATTACTCCCCAAAACTTGTTGAATATCCATATGCTTGGGAGATCCTTGCTTCGATCAATAAATCTTCTGTGTCTTCCAAGATAAACCCTAACCTAAGCCCAAGCAGAATACCACGAAGCAAAACGGCGTCGTATTTATGACACGGGAGTGAGTACGAGCAAAACCGTATCGTTGTCGGGCCGGTTTATTCATGGTGAAAAGATGCCGTTTTGGTCACtcttttaaatcataaaatataacattttttttataaaaactagtcttggtgggattttttttttaataaaaattttattttaaaaaattattattaaaataatttattttaaaaataaatataaaaataccgGGGAAAGTTAGGTTTTAAGCTGTTGATGTGGTGAAAACCcaaatatacaaaatatgaGATCCAACTATTAATAGGTAAAATAATATCCAAAACGTGCACTATGTCTTGTTTACTTTTCCTCTTCCTAGATTGCCTCTAAATTTCTCCATGTCATCAGCAAATCCTCCCCATGTCAGcagaataatttgaaacttgaaCTCATTCTCAAAGCTAAAACACAAAGAAACCCGACCCGAGAATCAAAAGTAGGGAATCTTTCTCTCACTTTTGGTCATTCTCAAAGCTGAAACACGTTTCTTTGTTCACTTGTTCGTACTCTATGGCggggtttttgaaattttttttattgaatttccgcttatttgtttgtttattttggcTGTATAATTTGAGAGATTGTGGACTCTGTGTTTGTGGGTAATAAATGGGGTTTCTGTTTATCCGGGTCATTTCCTTCTTGTCGTGTgtgtgtggttttttttttttttggtgaaaatgTTTTTCATTCTTGGTTGAAATGGTTGTTCTTggttactctctctctctcttatttttaccttttgttCTCTGCATTTCTGCATTTGTTTAGTAGCTTAAACTAGTATGTGTGAGATGGGTTTGCTTAAGTGcatttttctatattatttttgttttgtattttgcATTCATTCTTTAGCTAAAGACTGTTATGggaaaaaagtattttttatttattttcttgttattgATTGATTgcttggtttgttttttttttttttggcttctaTGTTTACTtgtttcatattaaaaattattatggtGAATGAGATTTGCTAGTTAAGttatttctttataatttaGAATTGTAAGCTTGATTTTCCTGTGATGGGTGAATGAGTTTTACTTCATAtggttgattttcattttcttagttcTTTGCATATTTGCTCTCTTCATTTGTGGCTTAAATGGTCTTTTTAATAAGCTGATAATTTTACAGCTTTGTTCTAGTATTAaggaaaggaaataaagtgttgtgattttcattttatacttgatttctaaaataaacttaatattaaatattggATCCAATTTTTTGTTGGATTGAATATGATATTGAATGTTGCATTGATTAATTGAGATAGTTTGCATTATTTGATTTTGGAGCCGCCCATTTGAAGGTAATATGGAAATCAAACCCAAAGATTGTGGAATATGGGATTTGACCGTGAATGGGaaaactattattattcttGTGCACTCTATGCTTAGTCCCTTTTATCTTCCCAGAGTACCCTTTTACAGTCTCCATGTCAGCAACATTTAATGTCTCCATGTTAGCAGGATACAtctgaaattgaaaaaaacacaaaaatgtaaaaattaaagatgTTGGCTTACATCTTCTCATGCCCGACCTGAGAACATAAAATTTCCCAAACACCAAATTTTGCTTCTCtgatttttgtaaaagaaaCCATAAAACGTCCAATTTATCTCCATTGTTTCAGCAACCAAACGAAGCACTTCATCGTAAGAACACTAGTAACTAGCCGGGTTGAAGAGGTATAACTATGAGTCTCTCGGAACCATTCATTCTGGCTTGAATTATTGAGATAAATCGATGTATATGAGCGGCTAGAATCAACGTCTAGTCTCAAATCTACAATTTCTTCTTACCatgttgaataattt of the Vitis vinifera cultivar Pinot Noir 40024 chromosome 10, ASM3070453v1 genome contains:
- the LOC104877354 gene encoding uncharacterized protein LOC104877354 isoform X1 — protein: MDIQQVLGSNRLEDVNWLCSLAESELDMLISLKMMVLRRAKVIGHEDLAEKFDLKMLRALGFILMEYLRGQVKDLSTIPGLAGLDRFFNECNLLKCSLKDPMSTEEQKACISTNSKRRTAKRSCEEMAPNPKKQKTETRGSDSDQTE
- the LOC104877354 gene encoding uncharacterized protein LOC104877354 isoform X2 is translated as MLISLKMMVLRRAKVIGHEDLAEKFDLKMLRALGFILMEYLRGQVKDLSTIPGLAGLDRFFNECNLLKCSLKDPMSTEEQKACISTNSKRRTAKRSCEEMAPNPKKQKTETRGSDSDQTE